In a genomic window of Aeromicrobium panaciterrae:
- a CDS encoding TetR/AcrR family transcriptional regulator, whose amino-acid sequence MPASQRRAERKREILDATRALFDERGVRDAQIEDIAQAVGINRAIIYRHFSGKEELFAMTLVDYLAELDQALAAADDPSTSPSARLEAITDAFLDFGSGLPAFVDCAQALLRRRGDELLEEVSESVMLKLGVGMTSCLSHVVRVLEAGSATGEFHVRDPYLLANIFYTQALGVLNLATLQLSVRGENPGLPAVDAVPFDEVKAYLQRGAVAMARGDAPQ is encoded by the coding sequence ATGCCAGCATCGCAGCGTCGCGCAGAGCGCAAGCGCGAGATCCTCGATGCAACACGCGCACTGTTCGACGAGCGCGGCGTACGAGACGCCCAGATTGAGGACATCGCCCAGGCCGTCGGCATCAACCGGGCGATCATCTATCGGCACTTCTCCGGCAAGGAGGAGTTGTTCGCCATGACGCTGGTGGACTACCTCGCCGAACTCGATCAGGCCTTGGCAGCAGCAGATGACCCGAGCACGTCGCCATCCGCAAGGCTCGAAGCGATCACCGACGCCTTCCTCGACTTCGGATCGGGGCTTCCCGCGTTCGTTGACTGCGCTCAGGCGCTGCTGCGGCGTCGTGGTGATGAACTGCTCGAAGAGGTCAGCGAGTCGGTCATGCTCAAGCTCGGCGTCGGTATGACGTCGTGCCTGTCCCACGTCGTTCGCGTACTCGAAGCCGGCTCGGCCACAGGCGAGTTCCATGTACGCGACCCGTACCTGCTGGCCAACATCTTCTATACGCAGGCGCTCGGCGTACTCAACCTTGCGACCCTGCAGCTGTCAGTACGCGGCGAGAACCCCGGACTGCCAGCTGTGGACGCGGTGCCGTTCGACGAGGTGAAGGCCTACCTGCAGCGCGGCGCCGTGGCTATGGCCAGAGGCGACGCGCCGCAGTAG
- a CDS encoding APC family permease, whose amino-acid sequence MSVDTAGSGQQDTTLRRVMGPKLLLLFIVGDILGTGVYALTGQVAAEVGGAAWLPFLVAFIVATLTAFSYLELVTKYPQAAGAALYVHKAFGVHFFTFIVAFAVMCSGITSASTASRAFAANLATGIEWEASNTQIMLIALAFMTLVMAINLRGVSESVKANVVLTLVELSGLLIVILIGFYAIGDADFSRAVAFDTPDDKNVFLAVTTATSLAFFAMVGFEDSVNMAEECHEPAKIFPKMMLTGLGITGVIYILVSIFAVALVPVGELAASDTPLVEVVKAGAPDFPMDKILPFISMFAVANSALINMMMASRLLYGMSRQGVLPKSLSKVHQKNRTPWAAILFTTALSYGLIAYVSNASDDAIAVLGGTTALLLLGVFAVVNVAVLVLRYDRVEHDHFRTRTMIAVLGAITCLYLVTPLSGRDGEQYEVAGILLGIGLVLSVPIYLHRRSQGEDLEITDPDDIPPHDIP is encoded by the coding sequence ATGAGCGTCGACACGGCAGGCAGCGGACAACAGGACACCACTCTTCGCAGAGTGATGGGTCCAAAGCTCCTGCTGCTGTTCATCGTCGGCGACATCCTCGGCACTGGCGTGTACGCGCTCACCGGACAAGTCGCTGCGGAAGTTGGCGGCGCTGCATGGCTGCCGTTCCTGGTGGCATTCATCGTTGCAACGCTGACGGCCTTCTCCTACCTCGAGCTCGTCACGAAGTACCCGCAGGCTGCCGGCGCGGCGCTCTACGTGCACAAGGCGTTCGGCGTCCACTTCTTCACCTTCATCGTCGCGTTCGCGGTGATGTGTTCGGGTATCACGTCAGCATCGACGGCCTCCCGTGCCTTTGCGGCCAACCTGGCGACGGGTATCGAATGGGAAGCCAGCAATACCCAGATCATGCTGATCGCCCTCGCCTTCATGACCCTGGTGATGGCCATCAACCTCCGAGGCGTCAGCGAGAGCGTCAAGGCCAATGTCGTACTGACTCTCGTCGAACTCTCCGGCCTGCTCATCGTGATCCTGATTGGCTTCTACGCAATCGGTGATGCCGACTTCAGTCGAGCGGTGGCTTTCGACACCCCGGACGACAAGAACGTGTTCCTCGCGGTGACTACTGCAACGTCGTTGGCATTCTTCGCGATGGTCGGCTTCGAGGACTCCGTGAACATGGCCGAGGAATGCCACGAGCCCGCCAAGATCTTCCCCAAGATGATGCTCACCGGGCTCGGCATCACCGGCGTCATCTACATCCTGGTGTCGATCTTCGCTGTCGCACTCGTCCCGGTTGGTGAGCTCGCAGCGAGCGACACTCCCCTGGTCGAGGTCGTCAAGGCCGGCGCACCAGACTTCCCGATGGACAAGATCTTGCCGTTCATCTCCATGTTTGCGGTGGCCAACTCGGCACTCATCAACATGATGATGGCGAGCCGGCTCCTCTACGGAATGTCGCGTCAAGGCGTGCTGCCCAAGTCGCTTTCGAAGGTGCACCAGAAGAACCGGACTCCGTGGGCCGCGATCCTTTTCACCACAGCACTCTCGTACGGGCTGATCGCGTACGTGTCGAACGCCAGCGACGACGCCATCGCCGTACTCGGCGGGACGACTGCATTGCTGCTGCTTGGCGTGTTTGCTGTGGTCAACGTCGCCGTGTTGGTGCTGCGCTACGACCGTGTCGAACACGATCACTTCCGCACGCGCACCATGATCGCCGTCCTGGGCGCGATCACCTGTCTCTACTTGGTGACTCCGTTGTCAGGGCGCGATGGCGAGCAGTACGAGGTGGCAGGCATCTTGCTTGGAATCGGCCTGGTGCTCTCGGTTCCGATCTACCTGCACCGTCGTAGCCAGGGAGAAGACCTCGAGATCACAGATCCCGACGACATTCCCCCGCATGACATCCCCTAG
- a CDS encoding acetyl-CoA C-acetyltransferase, protein MAETPATKAPAKQTVRRVAVIGGNRIPFARSNSVYTNASNQEMLTAALDGLVTRYGLEGERVGEFAAGAVLKHSRDFNLARETVLGSKLSPDTPAFDVQQACDTGIQAAILVANKISLGKIESGIAGGTDTTSDAPLAIGDKLRKILLEANRAKDTKGRVAALLKVRPAHLAPDQPRNSEPRTGLSMGDSQAITTLEWGITREAQDELAATSHHNLAKSYDEGWQDDLVTPFLGVEKDNNLRPDSTVEKLAKLKPVFGRGEGATMTAGNSTPLSDGASAVLLASDDEAKKHGWTPLAYFVDYETAAVDYVSGAEGLLMAPAYAVPRMLERQGLTLQDFDFYEIHEAFAGQVLTTLAAWEDADFCKQKLGLDKPLGSIDRSKLNVKGSSLATAHPFAATGGRIVANLAKLLHEKGSGRGLISICAAGGQGVVAILEA, encoded by the coding sequence ATGGCGGAGACACCGGCCACAAAGGCACCCGCGAAGCAGACCGTACGACGGGTCGCCGTGATTGGCGGCAACCGCATTCCGTTCGCTCGCTCCAACAGCGTTTACACCAACGCATCCAACCAAGAGATGCTCACAGCAGCACTGGACGGACTCGTAACTCGTTACGGGCTCGAAGGTGAGCGCGTCGGTGAATTCGCCGCAGGTGCAGTGCTCAAGCACAGCCGTGACTTCAACCTGGCCCGCGAGACGGTGCTCGGCTCCAAGCTGTCGCCCGATACGCCCGCGTTCGACGTCCAGCAGGCGTGTGACACCGGCATCCAGGCAGCGATTCTCGTTGCCAACAAGATTTCTCTGGGCAAGATCGAGTCCGGCATCGCCGGCGGCACCGACACAACGTCAGACGCTCCGCTCGCCATCGGCGACAAGCTCCGCAAGATCCTGCTCGAGGCAAACCGCGCCAAGGACACCAAGGGCCGCGTTGCCGCGCTGCTGAAGGTTCGCCCGGCACACCTGGCGCCTGACCAGCCGCGCAACTCCGAGCCGCGTACCGGACTGTCGATGGGTGACAGCCAAGCCATCACAACCCTCGAGTGGGGTATCACTCGCGAGGCTCAAGACGAGCTCGCCGCGACGTCGCACCACAACCTCGCCAAGTCATACGACGAGGGCTGGCAGGACGATCTGGTCACGCCGTTCCTCGGTGTCGAGAAGGACAACAACCTGCGTCCCGACTCGACTGTCGAGAAGCTGGCCAAGCTCAAGCCTGTCTTCGGTCGTGGCGAAGGCGCCACGATGACCGCTGGCAACTCGACGCCGCTGTCGGATGGTGCGTCGGCGGTGCTGCTCGCCTCGGATGATGAGGCCAAGAAGCACGGTTGGACGCCGCTGGCGTACTTCGTTGACTACGAGACAGCTGCTGTCGACTACGTATCCGGCGCCGAGGGCCTGCTGATGGCTCCCGCGTACGCCGTACCGCGCATGCTCGAGCGCCAGGGCCTCACGCTCCAGGACTTCGACTTCTATGAGATCCACGAAGCATTCGCCGGCCAGGTGCTGACGACCCTCGCGGCGTGGGAAGACGCGGACTTCTGCAAGCAGAAGCTCGGCCTCGACAAGCCGCTCGGTTCGATCGACCGCTCGAAGCTCAACGTCAAGGGCTCATCGCTCGCAACGGCTCACCCGTTCGCGGCAACCGGTGGCCGCATCGTCGCCAACCTCGCCAAACTGCTGCACGAGAAGGGTTCAGGCCGCGGTCTGATCTCGATCTGCGCAGCCGGTGGCCAGGGCGTCGTAGCAATCCTCGAAGCCTGA
- the uvrB gene encoding excinuclease ABC subunit UvrB yields the protein MRSVSELRRQVAPFEVVSDFSPGGDQPAAIDDLERRINAGEQDVVLMGATGTGKTATVAWLTERLQRPTLVIMPNKTLASQFATELRDLFPNNAVEYFVSYYDYYQPEAYIAQSDTYIEKDSSVNEEVERLRHSATWSLLTRRDVIVVASVSCIYGLGSAQEYLNRMIGFKVGEQLPREQLLRTLVQAQYVRNDVASTRGTFRVKGDTVEIFPVYQEMAVRVEFFGDEIERLMTLHPLTGEVLSEDQELFVGAATHYAAGNDVMKRAIQTIGVELEERLAELEGEGKLLEAQRLRMRTTYDIEMMEQIGTCAGIENYSLHMDGREPGSAPNCLLDYFPEDFMLVIDESHVTVPQIGAMYEGDMSRKRSLVEHGFRLPSAMDNRPLKWNEFLQRIGQTVYLSATPGTYEMEKVNEDVVEQIIRPTGLVDPEVIVKPTKGQIDDLIGQIRLRVERNERVLVTTLTKKMSEDLTDYLLEAGIRTRYLHSEVDTLRRVELLRELRMGEYDVLVGINLLREGLDLPEVSLVAILDADKEGFLRSGRSLIQTIGRAARNVSGQVIMYADRITDSMEMAIEETNRRRAKQVAYNTANNIDPTPLRKKIGDITDMLAREDADTEKLLAATGDHRRRGAPVPLGQHTADLANLPSGELADLIEQLSEQMRAAAAELQFEVAARLRDEIGDLKKELRSMLQAGV from the coding sequence ATGAGGTCCGTGTCTGAACTGCGCCGTCAGGTGGCGCCATTTGAGGTCGTCTCCGACTTCTCGCCCGGTGGCGATCAGCCAGCGGCAATTGACGATCTTGAGCGTCGTATCAACGCTGGTGAGCAGGACGTCGTATTGATGGGTGCGACCGGCACAGGCAAGACGGCCACAGTCGCCTGGCTGACCGAACGGCTGCAGCGTCCGACGTTGGTGATCATGCCCAACAAGACTCTGGCTTCGCAGTTCGCGACCGAGCTGCGCGACCTGTTTCCCAACAACGCGGTCGAATACTTCGTCTCCTACTACGACTACTACCAACCCGAGGCCTACATCGCGCAGAGCGATACGTACATCGAGAAGGATTCCTCGGTCAACGAGGAGGTTGAGCGTCTCCGCCACTCGGCTACCTGGTCATTGCTGACCCGTCGGGACGTCATCGTGGTGGCTTCGGTGTCCTGCATCTACGGCCTCGGATCGGCACAGGAATACCTCAACCGCATGATCGGCTTCAAGGTTGGCGAGCAGCTCCCACGAGAGCAACTGCTTCGCACACTCGTGCAGGCTCAATACGTACGCAACGACGTCGCTTCGACCCGTGGCACGTTCCGGGTCAAGGGCGACACCGTCGAGATCTTCCCGGTCTACCAAGAGATGGCCGTACGGGTTGAGTTCTTCGGCGACGAGATCGAGCGACTCATGACTCTCCACCCGCTGACGGGCGAAGTTCTGAGCGAGGACCAAGAGCTGTTCGTCGGTGCTGCGACCCACTACGCCGCCGGCAACGACGTCATGAAGCGTGCGATCCAGACGATCGGCGTTGAGCTCGAAGAACGGCTGGCCGAGCTTGAGGGCGAAGGCAAGCTGCTCGAGGCACAGCGGCTGCGCATGCGTACGACCTACGACATCGAAATGATGGAGCAGATCGGCACCTGTGCCGGCATTGAGAACTACTCACTTCATATGGATGGTCGCGAGCCAGGTTCGGCGCCCAACTGCCTGCTCGACTATTTCCCTGAAGACTTCATGCTCGTCATTGATGAGTCGCATGTGACGGTGCCCCAGATCGGCGCGATGTACGAAGGCGACATGTCGCGCAAGCGCTCGTTGGTTGAGCACGGCTTTCGACTCCCGAGCGCCATGGACAACCGCCCGCTCAAATGGAACGAGTTCCTTCAGCGCATTGGCCAGACCGTCTACTTGTCAGCAACGCCAGGCACGTACGAGATGGAGAAGGTCAACGAGGACGTCGTCGAGCAGATCATCCGCCCGACCGGTCTGGTCGACCCCGAGGTCATCGTCAAGCCGACCAAGGGCCAAATCGACGACCTGATCGGCCAGATCCGGCTGCGAGTGGAGCGCAACGAGCGCGTGCTCGTCACGACTCTGACCAAGAAGATGTCCGAGGACCTCACCGACTACCTTCTCGAGGCCGGCATCCGTACGCGCTACCTCCACAGCGAGGTCGATACGTTGCGTCGCGTCGAGCTGCTCCGCGAGCTGCGCATGGGCGAATACGACGTGTTGGTTGGCATCAACCTCCTCCGTGAGGGTCTTGACCTTCCCGAGGTGAGCCTCGTGGCGATTCTCGATGCCGACAAGGAAGGCTTCCTACGATCAGGTCGCTCGCTGATCCAGACGATCGGTCGTGCCGCCCGCAACGTGTCGGGCCAGGTCATCATGTACGCCGACCGCATCACCGACTCGATGGAGATGGCGATCGAGGAGACCAACCGACGCCGGGCGAAGCAGGTTGCCTACAACACGGCCAACAACATCGACCCGACACCGTTGCGCAAGAAGATCGGTGACATCACCGACATGCTCGCTCGCGAGGATGCCGATACCGAGAAGCTTCTCGCCGCGACCGGCGATCACCGACGCAGGGGAGCGCCCGTACCGCTTGGGCAGCACACCGCTGACCTCGCCAACCTTCCATCGGGCGAGCTGGCTGATCTGATCGAGCAGCTCAGCGAGCAGATGCGAGCTGCTGCAGCCGAGCTCCAGTTCGAGGTTGCCGCGCGACTGCGTGACGAGATCGGTGACCTCAAGAAGGAGCTGCGCAGCATGCTCCAGGCTGGCGTCTGA
- a CDS encoding TerC family protein has product MSVSQTEWFVTIAVTVAVLLFDVVVVARKPHEPTLKECAIYLAGYVGLAIAFGIWVTVHHDVSGKGGDFGLQFFAGWLTEYSLSIDNLFIFLIIMASFKVPRKLQQEALLVGIIIALVFRGIFIALGAVAINNFSWVFYIFGAFLLWTAWTLAKDTDHDDDGENGVVRFARRFFNTKNEWHGLKLFIKENKKTYITPMFLVILSLGTTDLLFALDSIPAIYGLTQEPYLVFTANVFALMGLRQLYFLLGDLLKKLIYLSQGLAVLLAFIGVKLVLHALHTNELPFINDGKHIDVPEIPTLLSLGVIVGILSITAIVSLTVSSRREREARG; this is encoded by the coding sequence ATGTCGGTGTCGCAGACCGAATGGTTCGTGACCATCGCTGTCACCGTCGCTGTTCTGCTGTTCGACGTCGTCGTCGTTGCCCGCAAACCCCACGAGCCCACGCTCAAGGAATGTGCGATCTACCTCGCCGGCTATGTCGGCCTGGCCATTGCTTTCGGCATCTGGGTCACGGTTCACCACGACGTGTCCGGCAAGGGTGGCGACTTCGGCCTGCAATTCTTCGCGGGCTGGCTCACCGAATACAGCCTGTCAATCGACAATCTGTTCATCTTCTTGATCATCATGGCGAGCTTCAAGGTGCCCAGGAAGCTCCAGCAGGAAGCTCTGCTCGTCGGCATCATCATCGCTTTGGTCTTCCGCGGAATCTTCATCGCGCTCGGTGCGGTCGCGATCAACAACTTCTCGTGGGTCTTCTACATCTTCGGAGCGTTCCTGCTCTGGACGGCTTGGACTCTCGCCAAGGACACTGACCACGATGACGACGGCGAGAACGGCGTGGTCCGTTTTGCTCGCCGGTTCTTCAACACCAAGAACGAGTGGCACGGTCTGAAGCTGTTCATCAAGGAGAACAAGAAGACCTACATCACGCCGATGTTCTTGGTCATCCTGTCGCTCGGCACGACCGACCTGCTGTTCGCGCTCGATTCGATCCCCGCGATCTACGGCCTCACCCAGGAGCCGTACCTGGTCTTCACGGCGAATGTGTTCGCATTGATGGGACTTCGCCAGCTCTACTTCCTGCTCGGCGACCTGCTCAAGAAGCTCATCTACCTGTCGCAGGGTCTCGCCGTCTTGCTGGCGTTCATCGGCGTCAAGCTCGTGCTGCACGCGTTGCACACCAACGAGTTGCCCTTCATCAACGACGGCAAGCACATCGACGTACCCGAGATCCCGACACTGCTGAGCCTCGGCGTGATCGTCGGAATCCTGTCGATCACGGCGATCGTCAGCCTGACCGTGTCGAGCCGACGCGAGCGCGAAGCACGGGGTTAG
- a CDS encoding cytochrome P450 — protein MIQVKSRVAGWVGKLVVRRIQKKGIDLSRLSFIPEKTKVPLQRTGLDPVPRIAEIRKTTPMHRLDLPFNFNIYLVTGYEESRRILTDRDSYSNDIRHMFHGDGPATSDDIGGLGFTDPPLHTRLRKIVTPEFTMRRLARLEPMISDIVDSRLDALAAEGSGADLAKHVAFPVPFQTICALLGLDYEDRDAFEKLGSARFDATNGGAAAFGAVSEQREFLFATVAKQRKEPGPGLIGQILLDEGDLISDVDLAGLADGVFTGGFETTAGMIALGTIVLLRDPAYADMIRNGSPEDVDRVVEELLRYLSVVQVAFPRFAKQDMLLFGKKIKAGDVVLASLSGANRDPKVVGERPEEFDPYRVPESGHLAFGHGIHRCIGAELARMELRIALPRLFQRFPDLALAKPQEELSFRQLSFVYGVDELPVTF, from the coding sequence GTGATTCAGGTCAAATCTCGCGTCGCCGGATGGGTCGGCAAGCTCGTTGTGCGACGCATTCAGAAGAAGGGGATTGACCTTTCACGCCTGTCCTTCATCCCGGAGAAGACAAAGGTGCCGCTGCAGCGCACGGGTCTCGACCCGGTTCCGCGCATTGCTGAGATCCGCAAGACGACGCCGATGCATCGCCTCGATCTGCCGTTCAACTTCAACATCTACCTGGTGACCGGGTACGAGGAATCGCGCCGGATCCTGACGGACCGCGACTCGTACTCCAACGACATTCGCCACATGTTCCACGGCGACGGCCCAGCCACGTCTGATGACATCGGCGGTCTGGGATTCACCGATCCGCCGCTGCACACCCGTCTCCGAAAGATCGTCACCCCAGAGTTCACGATGCGTCGTCTGGCACGCCTCGAGCCCATGATCAGCGACATCGTCGACAGCCGACTTGATGCATTGGCTGCAGAGGGCTCCGGCGCGGACCTCGCCAAACACGTTGCTTTCCCGGTGCCTTTCCAGACAATCTGTGCGCTCCTCGGACTCGACTACGAGGACCGAGACGCGTTCGAGAAGCTGGGCAGTGCGCGCTTCGACGCCACCAATGGCGGCGCCGCGGCCTTTGGTGCGGTGTCGGAGCAGCGCGAGTTCCTCTTCGCGACGGTCGCCAAGCAGCGCAAGGAGCCGGGTCCCGGACTGATTGGGCAGATCCTGCTCGATGAGGGCGACTTGATCAGTGACGTCGACCTCGCGGGTCTCGCCGACGGCGTGTTCACGGGCGGGTTCGAAACCACAGCCGGGATGATCGCGCTCGGCACGATCGTGTTGCTGCGCGACCCCGCGTACGCAGACATGATCCGCAACGGTTCCCCCGAGGACGTTGACCGGGTCGTCGAAGAACTGCTCCGTTACCTGTCAGTCGTGCAGGTCGCGTTCCCTCGTTTCGCCAAGCAGGACATGTTGCTGTTCGGCAAGAAGATCAAGGCCGGCGACGTCGTGCTTGCGTCGCTGAGTGGCGCGAACCGTGATCCCAAGGTCGTGGGGGAGCGACCTGAGGAGTTCGACCCCTACCGCGTGCCGGAGAGCGGTCACCTGGCATTCGGGCATGGCATCCACCGCTGCATCGGTGCCGAGCTCGCTCGTATGGAACTGCGCATAGCGCTCCCGCGTCTGTTCCAACGCTTCCCGGATCTCGCATTGGCGAAGCCGCAAGAAGAGCTGAGCTTCCGTCAGCTGTCATTCGTGTACGGCGTAGATGAACTCCCCGTCACGTTCTAG
- a CDS encoding 3-oxoacyl-ACP reductase, protein MTDRYQSLAHNPIGKFVVNSLGLPNPPVLERWTEGDPLVKGTVLIGSAKGGSLGAKLNATLKASGITTVGVRADDKRYKALVFDATGIADTAGLADMQQFFTPALRSLQSSGRLIVIGALPDQAATETAAIAQRALEGFVRSTGKEVGGNGSTANLVYVGAGAEDALGSTLEFLLSPKSAFVSGQVIRLGLTELVTADAYDPAKPLAGKVALITGASRGLGAAMARTLHRDGASIVGLDVPQLSSELDAVMAELGGTSIAEDITAADAPKVIAKAIKDAHGRVDIVVHNAGITRDKRLKNMKTENWNLVIDISVGAPQRITAELLKQKLLGKGGRVIGISSIAGIAGNNGQTSYGTAKAGVIGFVNDLSKRVAKDGITVNAIAPGFIETDMVKTMPLGIREAGRRLSSVSQGGLPIDVAEAIAWYANPGSSAISGNTVRVCGQALIGA, encoded by the coding sequence ATGACCGACCGTTACCAGTCGCTCGCGCACAACCCGATCGGCAAGTTCGTCGTCAACAGCCTGGGTCTTCCCAACCCTCCGGTGTTGGAGCGTTGGACCGAAGGTGATCCGCTCGTCAAGGGCACCGTGCTCATCGGCTCCGCCAAGGGCGGCTCGCTCGGCGCGAAGCTCAACGCGACTCTCAAGGCCAGTGGCATCACTACGGTCGGCGTACGTGCGGACGACAAGCGCTACAAGGCTCTCGTCTTTGACGCGACCGGCATTGCTGACACCGCAGGCCTCGCCGACATGCAGCAGTTCTTCACTCCTGCCCTGCGCAGCCTCCAGAGCTCCGGCCGCCTGATCGTCATCGGCGCCCTGCCCGACCAGGCAGCCACCGAGACCGCCGCGATCGCACAGCGCGCACTCGAAGGCTTCGTACGCTCCACTGGCAAGGAAGTCGGCGGCAACGGCAGCACGGCCAACCTCGTGTACGTCGGTGCAGGCGCCGAGGACGCGCTCGGCTCGACCCTTGAGTTCCTTCTCTCCCCCAAGTCGGCGTTCGTCTCCGGCCAGGTCATCCGCCTCGGCCTGACCGAGCTGGTCACGGCAGATGCTTACGACCCCGCCAAGCCGCTGGCCGGCAAGGTTGCACTCATCACCGGTGCATCGCGCGGACTCGGTGCCGCCATGGCGCGCACTCTGCACCGCGATGGCGCCTCGATCGTCGGCCTCGACGTACCGCAGCTGTCCAGCGAGCTCGACGCCGTGATGGCTGAGCTCGGTGGCACCTCAATCGCCGAGGACATCACCGCCGCCGACGCCCCCAAGGTCATCGCCAAGGCGATCAAGGATGCCCACGGTCGCGTCGACATCGTCGTTCACAACGCGGGCATCACCCGCGACAAGCGCCTCAAGAACATGAAGACCGAGAACTGGAACCTCGTCATCGATATCAGTGTCGGCGCTCCGCAGCGCATCACCGCTGAACTGCTCAAGCAGAAGTTGCTGGGTAAGGGCGGCCGCGTCATCGGCATCTCCTCGATTGCCGGCATCGCAGGCAACAACGGTCAGACGAGCTACGGCACAGCCAAGGCCGGCGTCATCGGCTTCGTCAACGACTTGTCGAAGCGCGTCGCCAAGGACGGCATCACGGTCAACGCGATCGCTCCGGGCTTCATCGAGACCGACATGGTCAAGACGATGCCTCTCGGCATCCGTGAGGCCGGTCGTCGACTGAGCTCGGTGTCGCAGGGCGGACTGCCGATCGATGTCGCCGAAGCCATTGCTTGGTACGCCAACCCCGGTTCCTCTGCGATCTCGGGCAACACCGTCCGTGTCTGCGGCCAGGCTCTGATCGGCGCCTGA
- a CDS encoding MaoC/PaaZ C-terminal domain-containing protein codes for MTTTRTFSKAPSTLPMMLKAVLPALPVIGGLPGVKHAKGSVPDLVLERAGVTTDRAHLEAYNEVCGFPRGDVLPATYPHMAAFGLHMNLMTDTAFPFAPMGLVHLRNSITQHRPIGVDETFDVSVRASDLRTHPKGSLVDLITEIRIDGTIVWDEVTTLFSRHKGGAAEKTAAPLTGIDAPSGVVHWKLSGDLGRRYGAVSGDRNPIHLYPVTAKAFGFQTNIAHGMWTLARSLSALQNKLPDAFTAEVEFRKPIFLPGTVVFGSEADDKGIAFGVKGSKKPVTHLVGRIVTGS; via the coding sequence ATGACGACGACTCGCACGTTCAGCAAGGCACCATCGACGCTGCCCATGATGCTCAAGGCCGTCCTACCGGCACTTCCGGTGATCGGCGGGCTTCCTGGCGTCAAGCATGCCAAGGGCTCGGTTCCCGACTTGGTCCTTGAGCGCGCCGGTGTCACCACTGATCGCGCACACCTCGAGGCCTACAACGAAGTGTGCGGATTCCCTCGCGGCGACGTACTGCCTGCGACCTACCCGCACATGGCTGCTTTCGGGCTCCACATGAACCTGATGACCGATACAGCATTCCCGTTTGCCCCGATGGGGCTGGTGCACCTGCGCAACAGCATCACCCAGCACCGCCCGATCGGCGTTGACGAAACCTTCGACGTGTCCGTACGTGCGTCTGACCTGCGTACACATCCCAAGGGCTCGCTAGTCGACCTCATCACCGAGATCCGTATCGACGGAACGATCGTGTGGGACGAAGTGACCACACTGTTCTCCCGCCACAAGGGTGGTGCGGCCGAGAAGACCGCCGCTCCCTTGACTGGCATCGATGCCCCCAGCGGTGTCGTGCACTGGAAGCTCTCTGGCGACCTCGGCCGTCGCTATGGCGCGGTGTCGGGTGACCGCAACCCGATTCACCTCTACCCCGTCACCGCCAAGGCGTTCGGCTTCCAGACCAACATCGCCCATGGCATGTGGACTCTCGCTCGGAGCCTGTCAGCACTGCAGAACAAGCTGCCTGACGCCTTCACGGCCGAGGTCGAGTTCCGTAAGCCGATCTTCCTTCCCGGCACCGTTGTCTTCGGATCCGAGGCGGATGACAAGGGCATCGCATTTGGCGTCAAGGGCAGCAAGAAGCCCGTGACACACCTCGTTGGACGGATTGTTACCGGTTCGTAA